A genomic region of Nostoc sp. UHCC 0702 contains the following coding sequences:
- a CDS encoding gamma-glutamylcyclotransferase: MSNQSEHSHHIWVQPHNPTNAESKLQQKRPKEPTFYYFAYGSCMCPVDLKRSLGENTHHYIIGTGILKEYRLGFYLCSPTRNCGVLDVVKDSKASVKGVLYQLPLRLSEQLDIREGVSQGLYRHEGVDIHCQNRVYKDVRTYVVVNKLAEEVAPNDWYFNVVLRGAVTCGLPEEYCWHLFNHMYQLQQRYQQQNMRSA; encoded by the coding sequence ATGAGTAATCAAAGTGAACACTCACACCACATCTGGGTGCAACCTCATAATCCTACAAATGCAGAGTCGAAACTGCAACAAAAGCGACCGAAGGAGCCGACATTCTACTATTTTGCTTACGGTTCTTGTATGTGTCCGGTGGATTTAAAGCGATCGCTTGGCGAAAATACCCACCATTACATCATCGGTACTGGAATATTAAAAGAATATCGATTAGGGTTTTATCTATGTTCTCCAACTCGCAATTGTGGCGTTTTGGATGTAGTCAAAGACTCCAAAGCCAGTGTAAAAGGCGTACTTTATCAGCTACCTTTGCGGCTGAGTGAACAGTTAGACATACGTGAAGGTGTTTCCCAAGGTCTTTATCGCCATGAAGGAGTAGATATTCACTGCCAAAATCGGGTGTACAAAGATGTTCGCACCTATGTAGTAGTGAATAAACTTGCAGAAGAAGTTGCGCCGAACGACTGGTACTTTAACGTCGTGCTGCGCGGTGCTGTCACCTGTGGACTACCAGAGGAATATTGCTGGCATTTGTTTAATCATATGTATCAATTGCAACAGCGGTATCAACAGCAAAACATGCGATCGGCTTAG
- a CDS encoding DUF2237 domain-containing protein yields the protein MTEAKNVIGTNLELCCTSPMTGYYRDGFCRTGGQDFGSHVVCAQVTAEFLEFTKSRGNDLSTPAPDYNFPGLKPGDRWCLCVSRWQEALEAGVAPPVILWATHPRALEVVSLDELKKHALSV from the coding sequence ATGACAGAGGCTAAAAATGTAATCGGCACCAACTTAGAGCTTTGCTGCACTTCTCCCATGACTGGGTATTACCGCGACGGTTTTTGTCGCACAGGCGGTCAGGATTTTGGATCGCATGTCGTATGTGCCCAAGTAACAGCAGAATTTCTTGAGTTTACCAAATCACGAGGTAATGACCTTAGCACCCCCGCTCCTGATTATAATTTCCCTGGTCTCAAACCAGGCGATCGCTGGTGTTTGTGTGTTTCTCGCTGGCAAGAAGCTCTAGAAGCTGGTGTTGCTCCACCGGTCATTCTTTGGGCCACTCATCCTAGAGCATTAGAAGTCGTTTCCCTAGACGAACTGAAAAAACATGCACTTTCAGTTTAG
- a CDS encoding mobilization protein, producing MPTIHLIDGEKGGVGKSLVTRTMVQYCLDKRIPFVPVETDRSNPDVAGVYKGICQYAVFTEDERQADKADRIFEMAMSKPVIVNLAAQSHRAVKGWIEKNQLIELGSSEGVSFCKWFVSTGGYDSLNLFVQSVNSYGDKILHILVKNFGLCDDWEHVESDPVMQKLLKKHSIQVIDFPKLAYKERNIIDQNRLTFAEAREYKEFGVLGRQRVVHFLKLAYAAFEKVGIWYEEVK from the coding sequence ATGCCGACAATTCATTTAATAGATGGTGAAAAGGGTGGGGTAGGAAAATCTCTGGTAACGCGGACAATGGTTCAGTATTGTCTGGATAAAAGAATACCGTTTGTACCTGTGGAGACTGATAGATCTAATCCTGATGTCGCTGGTGTTTATAAGGGAATATGTCAGTATGCTGTATTTACTGAAGATGAACGGCAGGCTGATAAAGCAGATAGAATTTTTGAAATGGCGATGTCTAAACCAGTAATTGTCAATCTGGCTGCTCAATCCCATAGAGCTGTCAAAGGCTGGATTGAGAAAAACCAGTTAATTGAACTGGGAAGTTCTGAGGGAGTGAGTTTTTGTAAGTGGTTTGTGTCTACAGGAGGTTATGACAGTTTAAATTTATTTGTGCAGTCAGTAAATAGCTACGGTGATAAAATCCTTCATATTCTAGTAAAGAATTTCGGGCTATGCGATGATTGGGAGCATGTGGAATCAGACCCAGTTATGCAAAAGCTGCTGAAAAAACACAGCATTCAGGTTATAGATTTTCCGAAACTGGCATATAAAGAAAGAAATATCATTGACCAAAACCGCCTGACTTTTGCTGAAGCCAGAGAATATAAAGAATTTGGGGTTCTTGGTAGGCAGCGAGTTGTTCATTTTCTCAAGCTTGCTTATGCTGCTTTTGAGAAAGTAGGTATTTGGTATGAAGAGGTTAAGTAG
- a CDS encoding response regulator: protein MTHPDMMVSNNILDEFKTCTQLQYNGQLNIKSSKGHQWTFYYRLGRIVWATGGTHPFRRWRRYMAQHCPQVDMDKMQLRKQDISINHWDYRLWEILYKKQKIQREQINVIVESTIAELLFDLAQQTNFVSGSCDRNQDVILETPMSYTSAEVSVKHVQDLWKNWSEAGLANFAPDLAPVLRRPEQLQQQVSPSVYKNFVTMINGKHTLRDLGVKMKQSVLPVTRSLLPYILKGIIELVEVPDLPLVVTEDQNNSISAQPKRSTVPLVACVDDSPQVCKMLEEIVTANGLRFVKIQDAVQALPTLIQDKPDLIFLDLIMPVASGYEICTQLRRISAFANTPVIILTGNDGLLDRVRAKVVGSTDFLTKPVAADRVMSVVRKYLPVQAPPQAKSRPQPPLEVCH, encoded by the coding sequence ATGACCCACCCGGATATGATGGTATCGAATAATATACTTGATGAATTTAAAACTTGTACTCAACTGCAATATAACGGCCAGTTAAATATTAAAAGTTCAAAGGGACACCAATGGACTTTCTACTATCGGCTGGGACGAATTGTTTGGGCAACGGGGGGAACTCATCCTTTTAGACGTTGGCGTCGTTATATGGCTCAACATTGCCCCCAGGTTGATATGGATAAGATGCAGTTACGCAAGCAAGACATATCAATTAATCACTGGGATTATCGCCTGTGGGAGATTTTGTATAAAAAACAAAAAATTCAACGAGAACAAATCAATGTTATTGTGGAAAGCACGATCGCAGAACTTTTGTTTGACCTAGCTCAGCAAACGAATTTTGTTTCTGGAAGTTGCGATCGCAACCAAGACGTGATCTTAGAAACACCAATGAGTTACACGAGCGCAGAGGTGTCTGTGAAACATGTGCAAGACTTGTGGAAAAATTGGTCAGAAGCTGGTTTGGCGAATTTTGCTCCTGACTTAGCACCCGTCCTGCGAAGACCGGAACAACTCCAGCAGCAGGTTAGTCCATCTGTTTACAAAAATTTTGTAACTATGATTAACGGCAAACACACGCTGCGGGATTTGGGAGTCAAAATGAAGCAGAGTGTTTTGCCTGTCACCCGTTCGTTACTTCCCTATATTCTCAAAGGTATCATTGAACTAGTGGAAGTACCTGATTTACCCTTGGTAGTCACCGAAGACCAAAACAACTCTATCTCCGCACAACCGAAAAGATCAACTGTTCCATTGGTAGCCTGCGTGGATGATAGCCCTCAAGTCTGTAAAATGCTAGAGGAAATTGTTACCGCAAATGGACTGAGGTTTGTCAAGATTCAAGATGCTGTACAAGCTCTACCAACCCTCATTCAGGATAAGCCAGATCTAATTTTTCTAGATTTGATCATGCCAGTTGCTAGCGGTTACGAAATTTGTACTCAGTTGCGACGAATTTCTGCCTTTGCTAATACACCCGTGATTATTTTAACGGGCAACGACGGTCTATTAGATAGAGTCCGTGCTAAGGTAGTCGGTTCTACAGATTTTCTCACTAAACCTGTAGCAGCAGATAGGGTAATGAGTGTAGTACGTAAGTATTTACCCGTACAGGCTCCACCTCAAGCTAAAAGCAGACCTCAGCCTCCTTTAGAAGTCTGTCATTAG
- a CDS encoding response regulator yields the protein MNTVLVVEDGLTDMQILSRYLQQAGYSVIGATSSEEAQVKIDSTKPDLIFLDVILPGKSGFEICRELKNNPNTSNIPVVFCSTKNSDVDKIWGNMLGAEGYLSKPINQEELVLVLKQFLK from the coding sequence ATGAATACTGTTTTAGTTGTTGAAGATGGTTTGACTGATATGCAAATCCTCAGCCGTTACTTGCAACAGGCAGGTTATTCTGTCATTGGCGCCACAAGTAGTGAAGAGGCTCAAGTCAAAATAGACAGCACTAAGCCAGATTTGATATTTCTTGATGTAATTTTGCCAGGTAAAAGCGGATTTGAAATTTGTAGAGAACTGAAAAATAACCCCAATACTAGCAATATTCCTGTAGTTTTTTGTTCAACTAAAAATAGTGACGTAGATAAAATTTGGGGAAATATGTTGGGTGCAGAGGGTTATCTTTCTAAGCCAATTAATCAAGAAGAATTAGTATTAGTCCTCAAGCAATTTTTGAAATAA
- a CDS encoding purine-binding chemotaxis protein CheW, with amino-acid sequence MENKEKFLSFNLGVRDTAVIALQHITEVMQVSLTEICPVPQMPSCVLGIYNWRGEMVWLVDIEEMLGYSSFSQGVNLLSKVMAIILEIEGKYLGLLVRQFMDIEWLDDSQIKSPSGELFYPEMSPFLRGYFINDAEEMMFSLDAVAIIQSPMWAIHN; translated from the coding sequence TTGGAGAACAAGGAAAAATTTTTAAGCTTTAATTTAGGAGTAAGGGATACAGCAGTAATTGCGTTACAGCACATTACAGAAGTTATGCAAGTATCATTGACAGAAATATGTCCCGTTCCGCAGATGCCTAGTTGTGTTTTGGGTATATACAACTGGCGCGGCGAGATGGTTTGGTTAGTTGATATAGAGGAAATGCTTGGTTATTCATCATTTTCCCAAGGAGTAAATTTACTCTCAAAAGTGATGGCTATTATCTTAGAAATTGAGGGTAAATATTTAGGATTGTTGGTGCGTCAATTCATGGATATTGAATGGCTAGATGATAGTCAAATAAAATCCCCATCTGGTGAGTTATTTTACCCAGAAATGTCACCTTTTTTGCGAGGATATTTTATTAACGATGCTGAGGAAATGATGTTCAGTTTGGATGCAGTAGCGATTATCCAATCTCCTATGTGGGCTATTCATAATTGA
- a CDS encoding GAF domain-containing protein, translated as MTIAYHNSRDNEDIFTDLNQNDNNVKIANIASDEVAGLNTITHDFKIWRRQLQEISTHMRQATEMDTLLKVTVAQVREKIACDRALIYQFTSFDSGTVLVESRTLGWTPIQGETIPGIVFGSYTNQDYLEPIVIDDVNQIQLTAYQKQLLDKFQIKSSLSLPILIEGKVWGLLVINHCSVARHWQEMEITLLSQITTELAYKSQTFEFQQELQKRTLAKKSVAKVIEKILHLSSLDKIFQTTTQEIRQLLRCDRVGVYRFNSDWSGEFVAESVGQGWVKMVTPEFYMVWEDTHLQETQGGRYAKGESFVVNDIYQAGHAQCHIDILEQYEMKAYIVAPIFTGEKLWGLLGVYQNSGPRNWQAWEETVVTQIGLQFGVAISQREYVEKAEKKSEQLTQIIEQEQAFTKIANRIRQSLDVQNIFKITTQEVRHLLRCDRVSVFRFHPDWSGEFVAESVGNNWVKLVAPDIRTVWADTYLQENDGGRYSKGDSCVANNIYQMGYSSCHIERLEQLDIKSHVIVPVFTGEQLWGLLAAYQNTDFREWQAWEINFIVQIGLQFGIALSQAEHLEQVRVKSKQLVQIAEQEKAVTKIINRMRQSLDIEDIFKITTQEVRQLLRSDRVAIYRFNSDWSGKFVAESVGNNWVKIISPDFKSVWEDTYLQENQGGRYARGDSFVVNDIYQANLTPCHIEILEQFEAKSYVVVPVFSGDQLWGLLASYQNSASRHWEESEVSLIARIGDQLGLALQQIEYLQQLQGQSAKLAEAAAREKAAKELLQLRSIQLLTALRPALNGDLTVRAPITEDELGTIADAYNNTLQALRQIVIQVQAAAQKVAQTSGNSDASLAGLTNLAKQQSHDITQALGEIQQMADSTQAVVANAELVQAAVQQANQTVESGDTAMNMTVKAIQGIRETVAQTSKKIKRLSESSQKISKVVNLISNFATQTNVLALNAAIEATRAGEYGKGFAVVADEVRSLSRQSAAATIEIEKLVQEIQTETGEVAVAMETGIQQVVEGTNLVSETRQNLNAIVSATAEISQLIQQITAATHQQMGQSVMVTTSMKEVAEIADKTFAESQQIATVFQDLSGMAQDLLTTASKFKVN; from the coding sequence ATGACGATCGCGTACCATAACAGCCGAGATAACGAAGATATATTTACCGATTTAAATCAGAATGATAATAACGTGAAAATAGCGAATATTGCAAGTGATGAAGTTGCTGGTCTAAATACAATTACTCACGATTTTAAAATTTGGCGGCGGCAGTTGCAAGAAATTAGCACTCACATGCGCCAAGCCACAGAGATGGATACGCTACTGAAAGTTACTGTAGCACAAGTTCGAGAAAAAATTGCTTGCGATCGCGCCTTGATTTATCAATTTACTTCTTTTGATTCTGGTACTGTTTTAGTAGAATCTAGAACTCTTGGTTGGACACCTATTCAAGGCGAAACTATTCCGGGAATTGTTTTTGGTTCCTATACCAATCAAGACTATCTAGAACCGATAGTTATTGATGATGTTAATCAGATACAACTCACAGCTTACCAAAAACAACTTTTAGATAAATTTCAGATCAAATCAAGTTTAAGTTTACCAATTTTAATAGAAGGTAAAGTCTGGGGCTTATTGGTAATCAACCATTGTTCTGTAGCAAGGCATTGGCAAGAGATGGAAATTACCTTACTATCTCAAATTACCACAGAACTAGCTTACAAATCGCAAACTTTTGAATTTCAACAAGAACTGCAAAAACGCACATTAGCAAAAAAATCAGTAGCCAAGGTTATTGAGAAAATTCTCCACTTATCAAGTCTTGATAAAATTTTCCAGACAACCACCCAAGAAATCCGCCAATTACTACGATGCGATCGCGTCGGTGTTTATCGCTTCAATTCAGACTGGAGTGGTGAGTTTGTCGCTGAATCAGTGGGTCAAGGTTGGGTAAAAATGGTGACACCTGAATTTTATATGGTCTGGGAAGATACCCACCTCCAAGAAACTCAAGGAGGACGTTATGCCAAAGGCGAAAGCTTTGTGGTTAATGATATCTATCAAGCAGGTCATGCTCAATGCCACATTGATATTTTAGAACAGTATGAAATGAAGGCTTACATCGTTGCCCCGATATTTACTGGAGAGAAATTATGGGGCTTGTTAGGAGTTTATCAAAATTCTGGCCCTCGTAATTGGCAAGCTTGGGAAGAAACCGTTGTGACTCAAATTGGTTTACAATTTGGTGTGGCTATCTCACAAAGAGAATATGTGGAAAAAGCGGAGAAAAAATCTGAGCAATTAACTCAGATAATTGAGCAAGAACAAGCTTTTACCAAAATAGCCAACCGCATCCGCCAATCCTTAGATGTGCAAAACATTTTCAAAATCACCACTCAAGAAGTACGGCACTTATTACGATGCGATCGCGTATCTGTTTTTCGCTTCCATCCTGATTGGAGTGGTGAATTTGTCGCCGAGTCAGTAGGTAATAATTGGGTCAAATTAGTAGCCCCTGATATTAGAACAGTTTGGGCAGATACCTATTTACAAGAAAATGATGGAGGTCGGTATAGCAAAGGTGATAGCTGTGTTGCCAATAATATTTATCAAATGGGCTATTCTTCTTGCCATATAGAAAGGTTAGAACAGCTGGATATTAAATCTCATGTGATTGTGCCAGTATTCACTGGTGAACAATTATGGGGCTTGTTAGCAGCTTATCAAAATACAGACTTTCGTGAATGGCAAGCTTGGGAAATCAACTTTATAGTTCAGATTGGTTTGCAATTTGGCATAGCTTTATCACAAGCAGAACATCTCGAACAAGTGCGGGTGAAATCTAAGCAACTAGTTCAGATAGCCGAACAAGAAAAAGCTGTCACCAAGATTATCAACCGGATGCGCCAATCATTAGATATAGAAGATATCTTCAAGATTACCACTCAAGAAGTGCGGCAATTACTGCGAAGCGATCGCGTAGCTATTTATCGCTTTAATTCAGACTGGAGTGGTAAATTTGTAGCTGAATCGGTAGGTAATAATTGGGTAAAAATCATCAGTCCTGATTTCAAATCAGTTTGGGAAGATACCTACTTACAAGAAAATCAAGGAGGTCGATATGCCAGAGGTGACAGCTTTGTAGTTAATGACATCTATCAAGCAAATTTGACTCCTTGCCACATTGAGATTTTAGAACAGTTTGAAGCCAAATCTTATGTAGTAGTTCCGGTATTTTCTGGAGATCAATTGTGGGGCTTGCTGGCAAGTTACCAAAATTCTGCTTCTCGTCATTGGGAAGAATCGGAAGTCAGCTTAATAGCACGTATTGGCGACCAGTTAGGACTAGCATTACAACAAATTGAATATCTGCAACAACTACAGGGACAGTCAGCCAAATTAGCAGAAGCCGCAGCCAGGGAAAAAGCCGCTAAGGAGTTACTGCAACTACGTTCTATTCAACTCCTCACAGCCCTCAGACCTGCCCTCAACGGTGATTTGACAGTACGTGCGCCAATTACAGAAGACGAACTAGGCACTATCGCCGACGCTTACAATAATACCTTGCAAGCCCTGCGGCAAATTGTCATCCAAGTGCAAGCAGCCGCCCAAAAAGTTGCCCAAACCTCTGGTAACAGCGATGCTTCACTAGCGGGACTGACCAATCTGGCAAAACAACAGTCTCATGATATTACTCAAGCCTTAGGCGAGATTCAACAGATGGCAGACTCCACTCAAGCTGTGGTGGCTAACGCCGAGTTAGTGCAAGCAGCAGTGCAACAAGCCAATCAAACTGTAGAGTCTGGCGATACAGCCATGAACATGACTGTCAAAGCCATCCAAGGGATTCGTGAAACCGTCGCCCAAACCAGCAAAAAGATTAAACGCCTCAGCGAATCATCACAAAAAATCTCCAAAGTGGTGAATTTGATCAGTAATTTTGCTACACAGACAAACGTACTGGCTTTGAATGCAGCCATTGAAGCCACCCGTGCAGGTGAATATGGCAAAGGCTTTGCAGTTGTCGCTGATGAAGTTCGTTCTTTATCTCGCCAGTCAGCAGCAGCAACCATCGAAATTGAAAAATTAGTCCAGGAGATTCAAACAGAAACTGGGGAGGTGGCGGTAGCGATGGAAACTGGGATACAGCAGGTAGTAGAAGGTACTAACCTTGTCAGTGAAACCCGCCAAAACTTGAATGCGATCGTTTCTGCAACTGCTGAAATTAGTCAATTAATCCAGCAGATTACCGCAGCCACCCATCAACAAATGGGGCAATCGGTAATGGTGACAACATCAATGAAAGAGGTAGCAGAAATTGCTGACAAAACCTTTGCTGAATCTCAACAAATTGCTACTGTCTTCCAAGATTTATCAGGAATGGCGCAAGATTTGTTAACGACTGCGAGTAAGTTTAAAGTCAACTGA
- a CDS encoding four helix bundle protein produces the protein MNEEDFKRRTKQLALRVIHLVEALPQNRTAEVIGKQLIRSATSVGANYRSACRGKSIADVIAKLSLVEEEADESLYWMELIIEVGLLPAEKLSNLMAENNEILAMTVASIKTLRNKAKIQNPKSKI, from the coding sequence ATGAATGAGGAGGATTTTAAGCGGAGAACAAAGCAGTTAGCATTGCGAGTAATTCACTTGGTAGAAGCCCTTCCACAGAACCGAACTGCGGAGGTAATTGGTAAACAGCTAATCCGTTCAGCAACATCTGTGGGTGCAAACTATCGGTCAGCTTGTCGTGGCAAGTCAATCGCTGATGTCATTGCTAAACTCAGCTTGGTAGAGGAAGAAGCCGATGAAAGTCTTTATTGGATGGAACTTATCATTGAGGTTGGTTTATTACCAGCAGAAAAACTGAGCAACTTAATGGCAGAAAATAACGAAATTCTGGCAATGACAGTTGCATCAATCAAAACCTTACGCAACAAAGCCAAAATCCAAAATCCAAAATCTAAAATATGA